One Cellulomonas taurus genomic region harbors:
- a CDS encoding nucleotidyltransferase family protein, with translation MAATPPADATVRAGALAAPGDSQDVAHPPDIRTALQDALRLTAVALTEAGVSFALVGGYAAWARGAPEPSHDADFAVAEEDADRAREAIAAAGLEVREPAENWLFKAFHHGAMVDVLYRMVGEPITPAMLGRSEEIEVLAVRMPVLDATDILSAKMRVLGEHYCDFTRMLAIARALREQIDWDRVRAETADTPYGRAFLLLVHQLGISPVGPVSPAE, from the coding sequence ATGGCAGCCACCCCTCCCGCCGACGCCACGGTCCGCGCCGGAGCGCTCGCCGCGCCCGGTGACAGCCAGGATGTCGCGCACCCGCCGGACATCCGGACCGCCCTCCAGGACGCGCTCCGCCTCACGGCGGTGGCACTGACCGAGGCGGGGGTCTCGTTCGCGTTGGTCGGTGGCTACGCGGCCTGGGCCCGGGGCGCGCCGGAGCCGAGCCACGACGCCGACTTCGCGGTGGCGGAGGAGGACGCCGACCGGGCGCGGGAGGCGATCGCGGCCGCGGGGCTCGAGGTGCGCGAACCGGCGGAGAACTGGCTGTTCAAGGCCTTCCACCACGGGGCGATGGTCGATGTCCTCTACCGGATGGTCGGCGAGCCGATCACCCCCGCGATGCTGGGCCGGTCCGAGGAGATCGAGGTGCTCGCGGTGCGGATGCCGGTGTTGGACGCCACCGACATCCTGTCCGCCAAGATGCGGGTGCTCGGGGAGCACTACTGCGACTTCACCCGGATGTTGGCGATCGCCCGGGCGCTGCGGGAACAGATCGACTGGGACCGGGTGCGCGCGGAGACCGCCGACACCCCCTACGGCCGGGCGTTCCTGCTGCTGGTGCACCAGCTCGGCATCAGTCCGGTCGGTCCGGTGTCGCCAGCGGAGTGA
- a CDS encoding RNA polymerase sigma factor, with translation MSDSAADDWFTALFQDHADAVHRYLLRRGAGPEAEDLTAEVLTVAWRRRADVPAGAELPWLYRTAGFVLANHRRKGRPVPVGELPDEPDPDDPALQAVRDDQVRRALAALSVRDREVLLLSAWEGLSGVELAAVLGIGRGGADAALSRARARLRESWATHA, from the coding sequence GTGAGCGACAGTGCAGCCGACGACTGGTTCACCGCGCTGTTCCAGGACCACGCCGATGCCGTACACCGCTACCTGCTGCGCCGTGGGGCCGGACCGGAGGCCGAGGATCTGACGGCAGAGGTGCTCACCGTCGCCTGGCGTCGTCGCGCGGACGTCCCGGCCGGTGCGGAGCTGCCCTGGCTGTATCGGACGGCCGGGTTCGTGCTGGCGAACCATCGGCGCAAGGGCCGACCGGTGCCGGTGGGCGAGCTGCCCGACGAGCCCGACCCCGACGACCCGGCATTGCAGGCGGTGCGGGACGACCAGGTGCGTCGGGCGCTCGCGGCGCTGAGCGTCCGGGACCGGGAGGTGTTGCTGTTGTCCGCCTGGGAGGGGTTGTCCGGCGTGGAGCTCGCGGCGGTGCTCGGCATCGGCCGTGGCGGTGCCGACGCCGCGTTGTCCCGGGCCCGCGCCCGGCTCCGGGAGAGCTGGGCCACGCACGCCTGA